One segment of Salvelinus alpinus chromosome 1, SLU_Salpinus.1, whole genome shotgun sequence DNA contains the following:
- the LOC139576010 gene encoding phosphoinositide 3-kinase regulatory subunit 5-like isoform X2 has product MEHTSCTEDRIHHALDRCLYGLGHSSPNTQPWNAGLCINRWSLEELVKRDPQNFIILLQQILRKTREVLEQSQDELVVPLALLFSSTLLQTPHFSPDSGVLQEACEVFHCFLSWPEPCCSASRHLLSLIQQELRAPGISFQRLVREEQGLTTTTNHSKTMTVLLMSPGEDVPPELLSVSEQLSGVCHSQRDTSITLIKHAFQAALGTKYPLQILHHALQSKGAEDLEQLVTAVTEALETAAFTRDPDTARESLLQSLKGLVESIGIPPPDCHTSPGNVHTLTLPLAKCHMYSWDKDNFDILNDLLQSELDQLPVFNLPRDKGEEDDEDEETEEETIKNRYTDHRISTVSTCSKDSMFSSYSLSSSLSVPSTLSESSGVDSDFSEDLETDDGQPETRRRPKSKVHLSQRFSMLFKSQRSSSLCRRAQSMGSRGDVIRDGPSGALFKRSKSLPRQVRLPRLPRSSGVPAPTSDGPFPQSHHVCVRKRPILSCEEGEGVEMSTLVRVVVFGGDREAGRLARAYTDLQQRESRCPRLTTAYRLQFYFVPVKRGNLGGPGGVSIVPEGHLGSLLKCPTSTKSNAVILEDSTTDIAQLIGMTDPWYKQSVLSLLSLSSDVLCQTTSKVDCDSDNSSSERLLLLADLVLYYCRNAAQPVLLQLYQAELTLAGGEKRREVFIHSLELGHTAGTRAVKAMGAASKRFGIDGDREALPLALYIVYNKVCVSGRSQRTETDMVCTSINLRKACKGPQQLDSKMESLHLTMTEVLKIQSSKSKKNYNQISRSEVKVDKVQVSGGSGTTFPVCLDQDEKKIIQSVIRCEVSLCCKPGSGSDWRSHRSRPGQVQPLHPSFCSLLCLPITSFCGSQPS; this is encoded by the exons ATGGAGCACACCTCGTGCACAGAGGACCGTATCCACCACGCCCTGGACAGGTGCCTTTATGGCCTGGGCCACAGCTCTCCCAACACACAGCCCTGGAACG cTGGCCTGTGCATAAACCGCTGGAGTTTAGAGGAACTAGTGAAGCGAGATCCACAAAACTTCATCATCCTGCTGCAGCAGATTCTGAGGAAAACTAGGGAG GTTCTAGAGCAGTCCCAGGATGAGCTGGTGGTCCCACTGGCTCTCCTGTTCTCTTCTACTCTTCTGCAG ACCCCTCACTTCTCCCCTGACTCTGGGGTGCTGCAGGAGGCCTGTGAGGTGTTCCACTGTTTCCTGTCCTGGCCGGAGCCCTGCTGCAGCGCCAGCCGACACCTGCTCTCCCTCATCCAGCAGGAGCTCAGGGCGCCAG GTATCTCATTTCAAAGACTAGTGAGAGAAGAACAGGGCTTGACCACCACCACCAATCACTCCAAAACTAT GACGGTATTGTTAATGAGCCCAGGCGAGGATGTCCCTCCCgagctcctgtctgtctctgagcaGCTGAGTGGTGTCTGTCACTCCCAGAGGGACACCTCCATCACCCTGATCAAACATGCCTTCCAGGCTGCCCTGGGGACCAAGTACCCCCTCCAGATACTGCATCATGCACTGCAG TCAAAAGGGGCAGAGGATCTGGAGCAGCTTGTGACTGCAGTAACAGAGGCCCTGGAGACAGCAGCCTTTACACGGGACCCAGACACAGCCAGAGAGAGTCTATTGCAGAGCCTGAAGGGGCTGGTGGAGAGCATTGGCATACCCCCTCCAGACTGCCATACAAGCCCTG GAAATGTCCATACACTGACGCTGCCCTTAGCCAAATGTCACATGTACTCCTGGGATAAGGACAACTTCG ACATTTTAAATGACCTTCTTCAGAGTGAGCTGGACCAGCTCCCAGTCTTTAACCTTCCCAGAGacaagggagaggaggatgatgaagatgaggaaacagaggaggagacaatAAAGAACCGATACACAGACCACCGGATCTCCACTGTGTCCACCTGCTCCAAAGACTCTATGTTCTCCAGCTACTCCCTGTCCTCCAGCTTGTCTGTGCCCTCCACCCTGTCTGAGTCTTCTGGGGTGGACAGTGACTTCAGCGAGGACTTGGAGACAGATGACGGCCAACCAGAGACCAGGAGGAGACCTAAGTCAAAAGTCCACCTCAGTCAGCGTTTCTCCATGCTCTTCAAGTCCCAACGCAGCTCCTCCCTCTGCCGACGAGCACAGAGCATGGGCTCTCGTGGTGATGTCATTAGAGACGGCCCATCTGGGGCGCTGTTCAAGCGCTCCAAGTCCTTGCCTAGACAGGTCCGCCTGCCCCGCCTGCCCCGCAGTTCAGGGGTGCCTGCCCCCACCTCAGATGGACCGTTTCCCCAGAGTCACCACGTGTGTGTCCGGAAGAGGCCCATTTTGAGttgtgaggagggggagggggtggagatGTCCACCCTGGTCAGGGTGGTAGTGTTTGGGGGGGACCGGGAGGCAGGGAGGCTGGCCAGGGCCTACACTGACCTACAGCAGAGGGAGAGCAGATGTCCTCGCCTCACCACGGCCTACAGGCTGCAGTTCTACTTTGTCCCTGTGAAGAGGGGGAACCTGGGAGGTCCAGGAGGAGTGTCCATAGTGCCTGAGGGGCACCTAGGGAGTCTACTGAAATGCCCAACATCTACG AAGTCAAATGCAGTTATACTTGAGGACAGCACCACTGACATCGCCCAGTTGATAGGCATGACTGACCCCTGGTACAAACAGAGCGTGCTCAGTCTCCTCAGCCTGTCCTCTGATGTCCTGTGCCAG ACAACTTCTAAAGTGGATTGTGACTCAGATAACAGCTCCTCTGAGCGCCTTCTCCTCCTGGCAGACCTGGTGCTGTATTACTGTCGAAATGCAGCACAGCCTGTTCTGCTACAACTCTACCAGGCTGAG CTGACCCTGgctgggggagagaagagaagagaggtgtTTATCCATTCCTTGGAGCTTGGACACACAGCAGGGACACGAGCCGTCAAGGCCATGG GTGCAGCTAGCAAAAGGTTTGGGATTGATGGAGATCGTGAGGCCCTGCCATTAGCACTATATATTGTTTATAACAAG GTTTGTGTAAGTGGGAGGAGTCAAAGGACAGAAACAGACATGGTTTGCACCTCAATAAACTTGAGGAAAGCCTGCAAGGGACCTCAGCAGCTAG ATTCTAAAATGGAGAGTCTTCACTTGACAATGACAGAGGTGTTGAAGATACAGAGCTCCAAATCCAAGAAAAACTACAATCAG ATCTCCAGGTCAGAGGTGAAGGTGGACAAGGTCCAGGTGAGTGGTGGCAGTGGGACCACCTTCCCTGTGTGTCTGGACCAGGATGAGAAGAAGATCATCCAAAGTGTCATCAG GTGTGAGGTGTCGTTGTGCTGTAAACCAGGCAGCGGTTCTGACTGGAGGTCTCACAGGAGCCGGCCTGGTCAGGTCCAGCCACTGCACCCCTCCTTCTGCTCCCTGCTCTGCCTGCCCATCACCTCCTTCTGTGGCTCTCAACCGTCATAA
- the LOC139576010 gene encoding phosphoinositide 3-kinase regulatory subunit 5-like isoform X1 produces MEHTSCTEDRIHHALDRCLYGLGHSSPNTQPWNAGLCINRWSLEELVKRDPQNFIILLQQILRKTREVLEQSQDELVVPLALLFSSTLLQTPHFSPDSGVLQEACEVFHCFLSWPEPCCSASRHLLSLIQQELRAPGISFQRLVREEQGLTTTTNHSKTMTVLLMSPGEDVPPELLSVSEQLSGVCHSQRDTSITLIKHAFQAALGTKYPLQILHHALQSKGAEDLEQLVTAVTEALETAAFTRDPDTARESLLQSLKGLVESIGIPPPDCHTSPGNVHTLTLPLAKCHMYSWDKDNFDILNDLLQSELDQLPVFNLPRDKGEEDDEDEETEEETIKNRYTDHRISTVSTCSKDSMFSSYSLSSSLSVPSTLSESSGVDSDFSEDLETDDGQPETRRRPKSKVHLSQRFSMLFKSQRSSSLCRRAQSMGSRGDVIRDGPSGALFKRSKSLPRQVRLPRLPRSSGVPAPTSDGPFPQSHHVCVRKRPILSCEEGEGVEMSTLVRVVVFGGDREAGRLARAYTDLQQRESRCPRLTTAYRLQFYFVPVKRGNLGGPGGVSIVPEGHLGSLLKCPTSTKSNAVILEDSTTDIAQLIGMTDPWYKQSVLSLLSLSSDVLCQTTSKVDCDSDNSSSERLLLLADLVLYYCRNAAQPVLLQLYQAELTLAGGEKRREVFIHSLELGHTAGTRAVKAMGAASKRFGIDGDREALPLALYIVYNKVCVSGRSQRTETDMVCTSINLRKACKGPQQLDSKMESLHLTMTEVLKIQSSKSKKNYNQQISRSEVKVDKVQVSGGSGTTFPVCLDQDEKKIIQSVIRCEVSLCCKPGSGSDWRSHRSRPGQVQPLHPSFCSLLCLPITSFCGSQPS; encoded by the exons ATGGAGCACACCTCGTGCACAGAGGACCGTATCCACCACGCCCTGGACAGGTGCCTTTATGGCCTGGGCCACAGCTCTCCCAACACACAGCCCTGGAACG cTGGCCTGTGCATAAACCGCTGGAGTTTAGAGGAACTAGTGAAGCGAGATCCACAAAACTTCATCATCCTGCTGCAGCAGATTCTGAGGAAAACTAGGGAG GTTCTAGAGCAGTCCCAGGATGAGCTGGTGGTCCCACTGGCTCTCCTGTTCTCTTCTACTCTTCTGCAG ACCCCTCACTTCTCCCCTGACTCTGGGGTGCTGCAGGAGGCCTGTGAGGTGTTCCACTGTTTCCTGTCCTGGCCGGAGCCCTGCTGCAGCGCCAGCCGACACCTGCTCTCCCTCATCCAGCAGGAGCTCAGGGCGCCAG GTATCTCATTTCAAAGACTAGTGAGAGAAGAACAGGGCTTGACCACCACCACCAATCACTCCAAAACTAT GACGGTATTGTTAATGAGCCCAGGCGAGGATGTCCCTCCCgagctcctgtctgtctctgagcaGCTGAGTGGTGTCTGTCACTCCCAGAGGGACACCTCCATCACCCTGATCAAACATGCCTTCCAGGCTGCCCTGGGGACCAAGTACCCCCTCCAGATACTGCATCATGCACTGCAG TCAAAAGGGGCAGAGGATCTGGAGCAGCTTGTGACTGCAGTAACAGAGGCCCTGGAGACAGCAGCCTTTACACGGGACCCAGACACAGCCAGAGAGAGTCTATTGCAGAGCCTGAAGGGGCTGGTGGAGAGCATTGGCATACCCCCTCCAGACTGCCATACAAGCCCTG GAAATGTCCATACACTGACGCTGCCCTTAGCCAAATGTCACATGTACTCCTGGGATAAGGACAACTTCG ACATTTTAAATGACCTTCTTCAGAGTGAGCTGGACCAGCTCCCAGTCTTTAACCTTCCCAGAGacaagggagaggaggatgatgaagatgaggaaacagaggaggagacaatAAAGAACCGATACACAGACCACCGGATCTCCACTGTGTCCACCTGCTCCAAAGACTCTATGTTCTCCAGCTACTCCCTGTCCTCCAGCTTGTCTGTGCCCTCCACCCTGTCTGAGTCTTCTGGGGTGGACAGTGACTTCAGCGAGGACTTGGAGACAGATGACGGCCAACCAGAGACCAGGAGGAGACCTAAGTCAAAAGTCCACCTCAGTCAGCGTTTCTCCATGCTCTTCAAGTCCCAACGCAGCTCCTCCCTCTGCCGACGAGCACAGAGCATGGGCTCTCGTGGTGATGTCATTAGAGACGGCCCATCTGGGGCGCTGTTCAAGCGCTCCAAGTCCTTGCCTAGACAGGTCCGCCTGCCCCGCCTGCCCCGCAGTTCAGGGGTGCCTGCCCCCACCTCAGATGGACCGTTTCCCCAGAGTCACCACGTGTGTGTCCGGAAGAGGCCCATTTTGAGttgtgaggagggggagggggtggagatGTCCACCCTGGTCAGGGTGGTAGTGTTTGGGGGGGACCGGGAGGCAGGGAGGCTGGCCAGGGCCTACACTGACCTACAGCAGAGGGAGAGCAGATGTCCTCGCCTCACCACGGCCTACAGGCTGCAGTTCTACTTTGTCCCTGTGAAGAGGGGGAACCTGGGAGGTCCAGGAGGAGTGTCCATAGTGCCTGAGGGGCACCTAGGGAGTCTACTGAAATGCCCAACATCTACG AAGTCAAATGCAGTTATACTTGAGGACAGCACCACTGACATCGCCCAGTTGATAGGCATGACTGACCCCTGGTACAAACAGAGCGTGCTCAGTCTCCTCAGCCTGTCCTCTGATGTCCTGTGCCAG ACAACTTCTAAAGTGGATTGTGACTCAGATAACAGCTCCTCTGAGCGCCTTCTCCTCCTGGCAGACCTGGTGCTGTATTACTGTCGAAATGCAGCACAGCCTGTTCTGCTACAACTCTACCAGGCTGAG CTGACCCTGgctgggggagagaagagaagagaggtgtTTATCCATTCCTTGGAGCTTGGACACACAGCAGGGACACGAGCCGTCAAGGCCATGG GTGCAGCTAGCAAAAGGTTTGGGATTGATGGAGATCGTGAGGCCCTGCCATTAGCACTATATATTGTTTATAACAAG GTTTGTGTAAGTGGGAGGAGTCAAAGGACAGAAACAGACATGGTTTGCACCTCAATAAACTTGAGGAAAGCCTGCAAGGGACCTCAGCAGCTAG ATTCTAAAATGGAGAGTCTTCACTTGACAATGACAGAGGTGTTGAAGATACAGAGCTCCAAATCCAAGAAAAACTACAATCAG CAGATCTCCAGGTCAGAGGTGAAGGTGGACAAGGTCCAGGTGAGTGGTGGCAGTGGGACCACCTTCCCTGTGTGTCTGGACCAGGATGAGAAGAAGATCATCCAAAGTGTCATCAG GTGTGAGGTGTCGTTGTGCTGTAAACCAGGCAGCGGTTCTGACTGGAGGTCTCACAGGAGCCGGCCTGGTCAGGTCCAGCCACTGCACCCCTCCTTCTGCTCCCTGCTCTGCCTGCCCATCACCTCCTTCTGTGGCTCTCAACCGTCATAA